A region of uncultured Desulfobacter sp. DNA encodes the following proteins:
- a CDS encoding Hsp20/alpha crystallin family protein: MDKTQEIARQEEKAVEKTRALYEMTPAVDIYENEDEILLHADMPGVVKDDISIDIDNGKLSISGVRKLGVKGSATYEEFSDVEYVRNFSVPQTIDVERVEAELKNGVLRLHLPKSEAAKPRQIEIKTT, from the coding sequence ATGGATAAAACCCAGGAAATAGCCAGACAGGAAGAAAAAGCCGTTGAAAAAACCAGAGCACTGTATGAAATGACACCTGCTGTTGACATCTATGAAAATGAGGACGAAATCCTTCTCCACGCCGATATGCCCGGTGTTGTAAAAGATGATATATCCATTGATATAGACAACGGAAAATTATCGATATCCGGTGTCAGGAAACTTGGCGTAAAGGGATCAGCTACCTATGAAGAGTTCTCAGATGTTGAGTATGTAAGAAATTTTTCCGTTCCCCAGACCATTGATGTGGAAAGGGTTGAGGCTGAATTAAAAAATGGCGTACTGAGACTGCATCTACCCAAATCCGAAGCAGCCAAACCCAGACAGATTGAAATTAAAACAACATAA
- the ispG gene encoding flavodoxin-dependent (E)-4-hydroxy-3-methylbut-2-enyl-diphosphate synthase, translated as MSLLKERRKTRQIKVGSQAVGSLSPVSVQSMTNTQTQDVQSTVNQILSLEKAGCEIVRAAVPDMEAAKALKKIKENIHIPLIADIHFDWRLAIASAESGVDGLRINPGNIGTADKIKAVVDCAKAHNLPIRIGVNGGSLEKHIEKRYGVTARGMVESALSNIRILEDLGFYDIKVSLKASDVERTVEAYRQLSPLTDVPFHVGVTEAGGLYAGITKSAIGIGMLLSEGIGDTIRVSLTRDPVEEIRTGFEILRALGLRQRGPELISCPTCGRCKINLFKIAEQVEKALLERSARIKVAIMGCVVNGPGEAKEADIGIAGGDGTGILFKKGKVIRKIDQACLVDELIKEIDAMTLNAEEVNGKES; from the coding sequence ATGTCGCTGCTCAAAGAGCGCCGGAAAACCCGGCAGATAAAAGTGGGATCTCAAGCTGTGGGCTCGCTGTCTCCGGTTTCAGTGCAGTCCATGACCAACACCCAGACCCAGGATGTACAGTCCACTGTAAATCAGATATTATCACTGGAAAAGGCCGGGTGCGAAATTGTTCGTGCTGCAGTTCCGGACATGGAGGCGGCAAAAGCTTTAAAAAAGATCAAAGAAAATATCCACATCCCCTTGATTGCCGACATCCATTTTGACTGGCGCCTGGCCATTGCTTCGGCTGAATCCGGGGTGGATGGACTGCGGATTAATCCGGGCAATATCGGTACTGCCGATAAAATAAAAGCCGTGGTCGATTGTGCCAAGGCCCATAATCTTCCCATCCGCATCGGGGTCAACGGCGGATCCTTGGAAAAGCATATTGAAAAACGTTACGGTGTAACGGCCCGGGGCATGGTGGAAAGTGCTCTTTCCAATATCCGGATTCTGGAGGACCTGGGGTTTTATGATATTAAAGTCTCTCTCAAGGCTTCGGATGTGGAGCGTACCGTGGAGGCCTACCGGCAGCTTTCACCATTGACCGACGTGCCCTTTCATGTGGGGGTCACCGAGGCCGGTGGTCTTTATGCCGGCATCACCAAGTCTGCCATTGGTATCGGAATGCTTTTGTCCGAAGGGATCGGGGACACCATCCGGGTCTCTTTGACCCGGGATCCTGTGGAAGAGATCCGTACCGGATTTGAAATTTTAAGGGCACTGGGTCTTCGCCAGCGGGGTCCGGAATTGATCTCCTGCCCCACCTGCGGGCGGTGTAAGATAAATCTGTTTAAAATTGCAGAACAAGTAGAAAAAGCTTTACTTGAGCGCTCAGCACGGATTAAAGTTGCTATCATGGGATGCGTAGTCAACGGTCCCGGGGAAGCCAAAGAAGCGGACATCGGAATTGCCGGCGGCGACGGCACGGGAATTTTGTTTAAAAAGGGAAAGGTCATCCGTAAAATTGACCAGGCGTGTCTTGTGGATGAACTGATAAAAGAGATTGACGCAATGACTTTAAATGCGGAGGAAGTAAATGGGAAAGAAAGTTAA
- a CDS encoding Hsp20/alpha crystallin family protein, with protein sequence MFTRISDIERLFGTMNLLQKKLNTLYGDYEKASGYKWEHGQSTPRTNLYEKGDNFEIRAEVPGVEKDDLNVKIQGNYLEISGQRKSDAPDNYKTHKTERGIGAFSRSFTLPADVDSTKVEATLKHGVLYLTLPKHEAAKPKKISIN encoded by the coding sequence ATGTTTACAAGAATCAGTGATATAGAAAGATTGTTCGGGACCATGAATCTTCTTCAGAAAAAGCTGAACACTCTTTACGGTGATTATGAGAAAGCATCCGGATACAAGTGGGAACATGGGCAATCCACACCCCGGACAAATCTCTATGAAAAAGGAGACAACTTTGAAATCAGGGCAGAAGTGCCCGGAGTTGAAAAAGACGATCTGAATGTTAAAATTCAGGGCAATTATCTTGAAATCAGCGGACAAAGAAAATCCGATGCACCTGATAATTACAAGACACATAAAACAGAACGCGGCATCGGGGCCTTTTCCAGAAGTTTTACGTTGCCTGCAGATGTTGATTCCACCAAGGTTGAAGCAACACTGAAACATGGCGTGCTGTATCTTACTCTTCCCAAACACGAAGCCGCGAAACCCAAAAAAATCAGTATTAATTAA
- a CDS encoding inorganic pyrophosphatase Ppa, with product MTIDKFIKLKEGLELQKYVRNLDFDKKNCCSFYGSPKKHPHEKNRVILVADPFSEHTFYYQFNIQDILYIEEQPSITNMDGESVSMVRLWVKKKCIGLQCLPFAVGDISKLD from the coding sequence ATGACAATAGACAAATTTATTAAACTCAAAGAAGGTCTTGAATTGCAGAAGTATGTCAGAAACCTGGATTTTGATAAAAAAAACTGCTGTTCGTTTTACGGATCGCCCAAAAAACATCCCCATGAAAAAAACAGAGTAATTCTTGTTGCAGATCCGTTCAGTGAACATACGTTTTATTATCAATTTAATATTCAGGATATATTGTATATAGAAGAACAGCCCAGCATTACAAACATGGACGGTGAATCTGTATCCATGGTAAGGCTCTGGGTGAAGAAAAAATGCATAGGGCTTCAATGTTTGCCCTTTGCAGTCGGGGATATATCAAAATTGGATTGA